From a region of the Eretmochelys imbricata isolate rEreImb1 chromosome 6, rEreImb1.hap1, whole genome shotgun sequence genome:
- the LOC144266446 gene encoding olfactory receptor 5J3-like, with translation MAQGNDTTVTEFILAGFTDHPELQVALFLIFLVIYVLTLLGNFGMIALIWTDSRFHTPMYLLLSNLSLVDLGYSSSIAPRVLVSLSRESKAISYAGCAAQLYFFATFATTEFFLLAVMAYDRYVAICNPLLYRLIISKRSCIWLLAISYMAGVANATVFTSCTFQLSFCGPNVIDHYFCDVLPLMRLSCTDTHTNEMLLSLFAGSIQLTTMLIILFSYLYVTAAILRIRSSEGRRKAFSTCTSHLTAVAIFYGTTFFIYLQPSSTSSLEQDQVISVFYTVVIPMLNPLIYSLRNKEVKDALGRMLERKKFSQQL, from the coding sequence ATGGCCCAGGGAAATGACACTACCGTGACTGAATTCATCCTTGCAGGATTCACTGACCATCCAGAACTGCAGGTTGCCCTCTTCCTCATATTTCTGGTGATCTATGTTCTCACCTTGCTGGGGAATTTTGGGATGATTGCCCTAATCTGGACGGACTCCCGatttcacacccccatgtatCTCTTGCTCAGCAACTTGTCACTCGTTGACCTTGGTTACTCCTCATCCATTGCCCCCAGGGTGCTGGTGAGCCTCTCAAGGGAGAGTAAGGCCATTTCCTATGCTGGATGTGCTGCACAGCTGTACTTTTTTGCTACCTTTGCCACCACTGAGTTTTTCCTCCTTGCGGTGATGGCctatgaccgttatgtggccatctgtaatcCACTGCTCTATAGGCTCATCATATCCAAGAGGTCCTGCATATGGCTCTTGGCTATCTCCTACATGGCTGGGGTTGCAAATGCAACCGTGTTTACCAGCTGCACCTTTCAGCTGTCCTTCTGTGGGCCCAATGTAATCGATCATTACTTTTGTGATGTCCTTCCACTCATGCGGCTCTCCTGCACCGACACTCACACCAATGaaatgctgctttctctcttTGCTGGTTCCATACAACTGACAACCATGCTGATCATCCTCTTCTCATATCTGTATGTTACTGCTGCCATACTGAGGATCCGCTCTTCCGAGGGCAggcgcaaagccttctccacctgcacctcccacctGACAGCCGTAGCTATATTCTATGGGACAACATTCTTTATCTACTTACAACCCAGTTCCACCTCCTCACTGGAGCAGGACCAGGTGATCTCTGTGTTCTACACGGTTGTGATCCCCATGCTGAACCCcctgatctacagcctgaggaacaaggaggtgaagGACGCCCTGGGGAGAATGTTAGAGAGAAAAAAGTTCTCTCAGCAGCTTTGA